In Streptococcus parauberis NCFD 2020, the sequence TCTTCAATTTTACGATTCCAATCTGTCGCGACCGAAATACCTGGGAGCTTGCTTTTATTGGCAATAAGATAAGCAATTTCTTCTTCACTTAAATCTTGTGTTTTTAATGTGATTGTGTCAAAAGTTGCAACACTATTCATCTGATTAAAAATAGCAATTTCTTTAAGATCTTCTTTTGAATAATTTAACTCTGACTCTGTAATAGAATCAACTGCATTATTATAAACTTGGCTCTCTTTTAGACCATTTCCATAATTATCAAATTTCTTCTTTTGGGGTAATTTTTCGACTACTTTTGCATAAATTTCTGGATCCGCTAAATAGAAATCAATTTTAGCTCGTTTTGAAACCTTTGCTTCAGGATAATCGACATATCCTGCTAAATCCTTAACTAACTGCTTCATTTCTTTAGTACTGATTTTAGGACTGCGTGTAAATGAAACAACATCTTTTATATCATTTGAAACAAGAATTTTCCCATCTCGATCAAATATCTTTCCCCTTGGATTAGAGGTCTTTATATTATAAACCGTGGATGATTTTAATTTTGCATCATAAAATGCTTTATTTTGAATTTGCATTACTGCCAAACGGAGTATCAATGCAGTGAATAATAGAACAATAATTAGAAAAAGGATGTGAATTCGGTTGGTAATACTAGCTGTTTTTTTTGATATTGTTTTCGATTCAAATTTTTCTTTGATGACCAAAACCTCCTTTTTACTATCTTTATTATTTTAACATAAATTGATAAAAATAAGACCGAGAATAAATTCTCGGCCAAAAATTTTTTTAGGGCACCTTGGTTAATCATTATGTTTATGGGTAAAAGCAAAATAGTAAAATAAACTAACAAAAACGGCTCCACCTATTATATTTCCTAAATAAACAAAAGAAAAATTTTGGATAAACTCAAGCCAGGTTGCACCTTTTTCAAAGATTGCAGCAGGGATGACAAAGGCGTTAGCGACGCTATGTTGGAAACCTAAAGCAACGAATGTCATAACAGGGAACCAGATTCCTAAAATTTTGCCAGAGGCATCTTCAGCGCCATAATTGAGCCACAATGCCAAACCAACAAACCAATTACAGCCAATTCCAGAAACAAAGGCTTGTAGCGGGCTAGCAGCGATTTTCGCATGTGCTACTTCGATTACTTCTTCTTTAAAAATTCCTGTCGACGTTAAACCTAAAAAGTGACCAAAAACAAAGGCTACAAAAAAGGCGCCAATCAAATTAAAAATGGTAATGACTAACCAGTTTTTAAGCAGGTCAGAAATGCTGATTTTCTTCGAAAAGAAAGTAGCTGACACGGCCATCATATTTCCAGTAATTAATTCTCCACCAGCCATTAAAATGATAATCAAACCAATTGGAAAAGCACATGCTCCCAGGATACTCGAAAAACTACCAAATGCTTCTAAACCACTGGCTGCAATCCGTACGTAAAGTAAGTAGCCTAAGCTGATCATTGCTCCACCGATGAAACCTAAAATAGCTTTTGCTAAAAATGGTTTTTCGATTTTATGATGGCCTGTTTCAATTGTTGCCGCTAATATCATATCTGGACTTTTCATATTATCTCCTATTGTTACAACACTCACAAATGCATAAACTAATATACCAGTTAAATAAAAAAAATGCAAGCCCTTCCAGAAAGAAACTTACACTTTTTATATTATAATGGTTTAATATTAAGTCCGATTCTAGTAAGTATGATATTCCAAAGACTAAGAGCCAAGTAGAAATCAACTAAGCCATGTACTATAGTGCCCAATCCCACCAATGAAAAGATTGACCAGATATAACCAACATCAGGAGATTGTCCACTTGTAAATAAGAGTACAACGAGAAACTCTCCTAGCCCATGGATGATATTAATAAATAAGGCGAATGGCAAAGCTTTTATGGGTGATGAGATTTGTGATTGATGATTTCGAATGTAAAAGGCAGCAATCAAAGTGAAGAAAATCTGTGAAAAAGCTCTAAGAACAATTACAAAGGGAAATCCTGCTAGAAAAAATCCTAATGTTGTCCCCAGACTTACAAAGATTGCTACTGCTGGTGAAATAAAAATTGCTAAAAATAATGGGACATGACTGGCTAAGGTGTAAGATGCAGGACCAATAATTATTTTAACTGGCATAATCATTGGAATCAAAATCCCAAATGCTACTAAAATTGATGAATAGGCAATTGTTTGTGTTGATTTATTAGTCATAAAATCTCCTTTTTATCATATTATAAAGCAAAAACCATACAGGTGTCAAGACACCTGTATGGTTTTATTTATTGATATAAAGAATGTTTCTATGCGCTAACTTTTTTTTAATCATTTCAAATTGCTCTTGACTTGGGCAAGAAATAAGATGACTATGCAGTCCATTAGTTAAACTAGATAGTAATTCAGCTTGTTCATGATTTACCTTATATATAAAGTCTATAATATCTTCTTTAGATTTAATATTCAATGACGCAACTAACATGCCATAGATAGGGTGTTCTACTTCAACTGTCGAGACAACTCCTCCATGAGAAATAATGATATCCAATTCATCTTCAGTCATTTCAATGCTATGTTGACAAACAATTCTACCAGTAAAATTACTATTAGTTAGCAGTTGATTCATCTGATAACCTCTTGGTGTAGATAATATATCAACTTGTGAAGCCCTCAAAATAGCAATATCACCCACTATAATTTGTCGACTGACACCAAATTCCTCAGCAAGATAGCTTGCCGATAAGGCCGTAACACTTTTTTCAAGCATACCTAAAATCTGTTGTCTACGTTCTTTGGCTTTCATTGGATTACCTCGCTTTCCCATTATCATCATACCATAAATCAATTTGAGTTTAAATCAAAATAAAAAACCAAGCCTGGCTTGGTTTTTACGATATTATTTACCTAAATAGTATTCAGCAGTAATATTTAATTTCTCATCTAATTCAAAAACTAATGGTGGGAAGTTTGGAATTTCAACATTCATAATTTCATCATCAGATAAGCCTTTAATATGCTTAACAATGGCACGAATTGAGTTACCATGTGCTCCTACGAAAACATTTTTACCTTCTAATAAAGTTGGTGCAATTGTTTCTTCCCAGAAAGGTAATGCACGTTCTAAAGTGATTTTTAAGTTTTCTGCATCAGGAATCAATGCAGGATCAACGTCAGCATAACGACGATCAGTATGTGCTGAGTATTGGTCATCTTTAGGCATTGCTGGAGGCAATACATCATAAGAACGACGCCAGATATGAACTTGTTCGTCACCAAATTCTTCAGCTGCTTCTGCTTTATTTTTACCAGTAAGAGCACCATAGTGACGCTCATTTAAACGCCAAGATTTTTCAACTGGTAACCAAAGTTGATCAGAATACTCAAGTGCTAAATTTGTTGTTTTGATAGCACGCGTTAAAACTGAAGTATAAGCTTTATCAAAAGTAATTCCTGCTTCTTTAATTAATTTACCAGCATCAATAGCTTGTTGTGTACCTTTTTCTGAAAGATCAACGTCAGCCCATCCTGTAAAGAGGTTAGCTTTGTTCCATTCTGACTCACCGTGGCGAGCGAAAACCAATTTTACCATTAGTTAATATCTCCTTTTATTTTAGGTTTAAACCTAGTACATCTACTATTTTACAAAATTAAGTACAAAAAAGCTAGTGGATAATGGTTGTTTTTGAAAACTCTATTGAGATTATCATGAAAATATAAATAGTTCGTCTTTTTAGAGAAATCTGATTACAGATTAAAAATTTTCTTGCTAATCATCTGACCAAGTGATAAAATAGAAAAAATTTGTCAAAATTTGGAGGAAATTATGATTTCAACAGCAACACAAATTTCAAATATTACATTTGATAATTGTTTAATGAATGCCGCTGGTGTCTATTGTATGACCAAGGAAGAACTGATGGAAATCGAGAATTCTTTGGCTGGATCATTTGTCACTAAAACAGGAACTTTAGAAAAAAGAGATGGCAATCCTGAACCACGTTATGCTGTAACAGAACTTGGATCAATTAATTCAATGGGCTTGCCAAATCTTGGTTTCCAATATTACTTAGATTTTGTCATTGAATTGGCAAAAGTGCAAAATAGTAAAAATCATTTTCTTTCTGTTGTTGGACTCTCACCTGATGACACTGATACCATCTTAAAAACAATCCAAGAGTCAGATTATCAAGGATTAGTTGAATTAAATCTATCTTGTCCAAATGTACCTGGAAAACCCCAAATTGCCTATGATTTCGAAATGACCCATTCACTCCTGACAGAAGTATTTAGCTATTTCACCAAACCTCTTGGCGTTAAGTTGCCACCATATTTTGACATTGTCCATTTTGACCAAGCAGCTGAAATCTTTAATCAATTCCCATTAGCCTTTGTCAATTGTGTCAACTCAGTCGGAAACGGTCTTGTAATTGAAGATGAATCAGTTGTTATAAAACCCAAAACCGGTTTTGGAGGGATCGGTGGCGATTATATTAAACCAACTGCTTTAGCAAACGTCCATGCTTTCTACCAGCGTCTTAATCCTTCTATTCAAATCGTTGGCACTGGCGGTGTTAAAAACGGTCGCGATGCCTTTGAACATATCCTCTGTGGGGCGAGTATGGTCCAAATTGGCACAGCTTTACATGAAGAAGGACCAGAAATCTTTAATCGTATAACTGAAGAATTAAGAGTCATCATGAAAGAAAAAGGCTATCAAACAATTGAAGATTTCCGAGGAAAATTACATTATCTAAAATAAAAAAAAGAGATTACTTAAAGTAGTCTCTTTTATATTTAGTTGATTCATCTATTTGTACATCATCACTAATTTCAATAATATTGTCATTATCATTCTTAACCTTTTTAGATAAAAATATATCCGAAAGCTTGATAAAAATAATAACTTTGACTATTGAAAAGATAGCAAGACCAATTAAAACTGCTTCTAGCATACTATCACCCCATCATAAATCTCCTAGTAATAGTATAAACGCTTTCATATTTATTTTCAAGTCAATTATTATTGAAATCCCAAAAGTCGCATGCCGTTTAATATAACTAAGATAGTTGAACCTTCATGACCGACCACTCCTAGAGGAAGTGTCACAACTTGAAAAACATTGGCAAGAATTAATAAAGTGATTACTGACAAGGCAAAGATAATATTTGTTTTAACAATACCTTTCATTTTTCTTGAAAGTTTTATTGAGAATGGAATCTTAGTTAAATCATCCATAATAACACTATCCGCACTTTCCATAGCAATATCAGTACCTGTACCAATAGCATATGAAACATCGGCTTGAGCTAAAGCTGGGGCATCATTAATACCATCACCCACCATCGCTACAAAACCATATTTTTCTTTAATTTCTTTAATCCGTGTTACTTTATCTTGAGGCATACAATTAGCAACAACATCATCAATACCAAGTTTTTCAGCAACATATGCAGCTGTTTTTTCTTGGTCACCTGTTAACATAACAGTTTTAATTCTCATATCATGTAACATTTTTATGGCTTGACGCGATTCTTCTTTAATATCATCTAATAAAGCATAGTAAGCAACAAGTTCAGTACCTTTGCTGACATAAACTAAAGTCTTCCCTTGACCTTCTAATTTTTCAATTTCAACTTCAAGATGATTAATATGCTCTACTACTTCAAGAATAAATGTCTTTTTACCAATTCGCCATTCCTGACCTTGATAGTTGAAAACAAAACCTTTTCCTGAGATTTCATGACTTCCTTCCAAAGTAAGTCGTGGACTATCCTGAGTAAAATCTTGTAAAGCTTTTGAGATTGGGTGTGTTGAAGCTTCCTCTGCTGTTTTAACAATTGAATCAATAATTGCTTTATCACCTTCATAATGACTATCAACAACTGAAGGTTTACCTTGAGTTAATGTCCCCGTCTTATCCATGACAACAGCTCTAATATCACCCATATTGTCAATGATATCTCCACCTTTAATGATCAATCCCTTATGAGCTGCTCGACTAATAGCCGAAAGACTTGCTGGAGAGGACGAAGCGACTAATGCACACGGTGAAGCTACTGTTAAGAGAATCATACCACGATAGAAAGCAGTCAACCATTCCCATCCTAAGACAAAATGACAAAAAAGAATAAAGAAAGGAACTAGTAGCAAAACAAATTTAACGTAACCATCTTCAAGATTTTCAATAAATGTTGCTGTTTTACTTTTTTGTGTCTGGGCAGATTCTACTAAATTAACAATCTTAGCAAATAAAGTATCTTCATTTTCAACAGTTACCAACATATCAATCGTTTGACCTTCATTAATGGTTCCACCAATTAATGCTTGACCTCTTTCTTTGTCAACTGTTATAGGCTCTCCAGTTACCATTGATTCATCAAATTGCCCAAATTGACTGATTAATTCTCCATCAATGGGAACTGATTCACCTTTACGTACTTGAAGTTTATCGCCAATATGCAAATCTTTTGTTTCAACTTCAACGATTTCATTTTGAACATTATAACGTCGAGCTGTATCTGGTGTTAAGTTCATTAAAGCAGAAATAGAATCTCTACTTTTTTCCATCGCCATTTCTTCAAGTGTACTTGAAAGAGAAAAAATAAAGATTAACAGTGCACCTTCTAGCCAATATCCAATAATACCTGCACCAATTGCTGCTAAAATCATAAGGATGTCAACAGATAAATGTTTATATTTTACTAAATCAAGAAGCCCTCCTTTTGCAGATTCATAACCCCCAATTAAGAATCCGGCAATAAAAAATCCGGCTGCAAGTTGTGGATGATTACCTAATAATGGTAAGCCAATTAAAATCAAAGCTAGACAAGCTAAAGTTTCCATTAAATGCATATGTTCTTTAATCCAAGTCATTTTTCCCTCCAAAAAACGTAGTTGAAAATCTCATTTGTGTGTATTTTTAAAATTTTCTTATTTACTTAATTATAATTGTTCTAAATAAAAAAGTCAAGTTATCTAGAATGATTCTAAATAACTTAACCAGCTAAGTATCTTTATCAAATATAAGAAGCATCGATAATTACATGATCAATAAAAAAAGACCAACTAACAAAATTGTTAGTTGGTCCTTCAAAAATATTAAATTATTTTACTGCATCCTTAAGAGCTTTACCTGCTTTAAATGCTGGAACTTTTGATGCCGCGATTTCGATTTCTGCACCAGTTTGTGGGTTACGACCTTTACGAGCTGCACGTTCGCGAACTTCGAAGTTACCAAAACCGATTAATTGAACTTTTTCACCTTCAGAAAGGAATGCTTCGATTGCAGAGAATACAGCGTCAACTGCTGCTGCTGAATCTTTTTTAGTAAGTTCAGTTGCTTCTGCAACTTTTGCGATTAAATCTTGTTTGTTAGCCATTTAACAAATCCTCCAATTAATTAATAAGCAATATGCTTTAACAATACTAATAATATCTAAAAAATGGCTATAGGTCAAGTATTTAACGTTATTTAGCCTTTTTTCTTGTAAATATCAAAAGTAATTTGGTTATTCAGTAAATCAACTTTTTTAGCTATTAAATAAATATCTGCATCATTTTTTATCTGCTGTAAATTTATTATTATAGATGAGTTATTCTTATTAACACTTACAAAATCTGGAAGTTTATAGGATGACTTAATATACTGAAGAACCTCTCCTTCTGGTAATGGAAGGGTTCCGGCTGAAATAGAGGTTATTTGAAGTTGTAAACTGCCATTTTCTAATGCGATTGGTTGAAAGTAAATATATAAAGGTACTTCATAACCTAACAGTTGATACTTCCCTTCAAAAACAATAGATGAAGAAGTTGTATAAATCTTGTAAGTCATGTCGTTCTTTTGATAATCCTTCAAGTAACTGGCAACTGTTTTATTGATTTGACGACGATTAGTGGATATTGTCCCGATTTTCACCGAGCTAGATATTGATGAAACAAGCTTTTCAGAGTTTGGTTCACGAACTTGAATTAAGCGACTTCCAATTACCAAAATAAAAGCAAAATTAAAAGCAAGTAACAAGAGGAATGCCCATCTCCACCAATTAATCTTAGATTTTTGGTTATAAGCTATTTTATTTTTTTCATTTCTTTTCATATTTTAATATAGACTCCAATACTGCGTCTGACATAATTTGATACCCAATATTATTTGGATGAAAATGATCTTGATTAAACAAAGCATCATTAACGACGCGTGTCTGGTCTCCATCTGATTGAACAATTCCTTCTTGTCCATCGATTCCTCGATATAA encodes:
- a CDS encoding formate/nitrite transporter family protein, which gives rise to MKSPDMILAATIETGHHKIEKPFLAKAILGFIGGAMISLGYLLYVRIAASGLEAFGSFSSILGACAFPIGLIIILMAGGELITGNMMAVSATFFSKKISISDLLKNWLVITIFNLIGAFFVAFVFGHFLGLTSTGIFKEEVIEVAHAKIAASPLQAFVSGIGCNWFVGLALWLNYGAEDASGKILGIWFPVMTFVALGFQHSVANAFVIPAAIFEKGATWLEFIQNFSFVYLGNIIGGAVFVSLFYYFAFTHKHND
- a CDS encoding transcription repressor NadR: MKAKERRQQILGMLEKSVTALSASYLAEEFGVSRQIIVGDIAILRASQVDILSTPRGYQMNQLLTNSNFTGRIVCQHSIEMTEDELDIIISHGGVVSTVEVEHPIYGMLVASLNIKSKEDIIDFIYKVNHEQAELLSSLTNGLHSHLISCPSQEQFEMIKKKLAHRNILYINK
- a CDS encoding phosphoglycerate mutase, which translates into the protein MVKLVFARHGESEWNKANLFTGWADVDLSEKGTQQAIDAGKLIKEAGITFDKAYTSVLTRAIKTTNLALEYSDQLWLPVEKSWRLNERHYGALTGKNKAEAAEEFGDEQVHIWRRSYDVLPPAMPKDDQYSAHTDRRYADVDPALIPDAENLKITLERALPFWEETIAPTLLEGKNVFVGAHGNSIRAIVKHIKGLSDDEIMNVEIPNFPPLVFELDEKLNITAEYYLGK
- a CDS encoding dihydroorotate oxidase, coding for MISTATQISNITFDNCLMNAAGVYCMTKEELMEIENSLAGSFVTKTGTLEKRDGNPEPRYAVTELGSINSMGLPNLGFQYYLDFVIELAKVQNSKNHFLSVVGLSPDDTDTILKTIQESDYQGLVELNLSCPNVPGKPQIAYDFEMTHSLLTEVFSYFTKPLGVKLPPYFDIVHFDQAAEIFNQFPLAFVNCVNSVGNGLVIEDESVVIKPKTGFGGIGGDYIKPTALANVHAFYQRLNPSIQIVGTGGVKNGRDAFEHILCGASMVQIGTALHEEGPEIFNRITEELRVIMKEKGYQTIEDFRGKLHYLK
- a CDS encoding heavy metal translocating P-type ATPase, with amino-acid sequence MTWIKEHMHLMETLACLALILIGLPLLGNHPQLAAGFFIAGFLIGGYESAKGGLLDLVKYKHLSVDILMILAAIGAGIIGYWLEGALLIFIFSLSSTLEEMAMEKSRDSISALMNLTPDTARRYNVQNEIVEVETKDLHIGDKLQVRKGESVPIDGELISQFGQFDESMVTGEPITVDKERGQALIGGTINEGQTIDMLVTVENEDTLFAKIVNLVESAQTQKSKTATFIENLEDGYVKFVLLLVPFFILFCHFVLGWEWLTAFYRGMILLTVASPCALVASSSPASLSAISRAAHKGLIIKGGDIIDNMGDIRAVVMDKTGTLTQGKPSVVDSHYEGDKAIIDSIVKTAEEASTHPISKALQDFTQDSPRLTLEGSHEISGKGFVFNYQGQEWRIGKKTFILEVVEHINHLEVEIEKLEGQGKTLVYVSKGTELVAYYALLDDIKEESRQAIKMLHDMRIKTVMLTGDQEKTAAYVAEKLGIDDVVANCMPQDKVTRIKEIKEKYGFVAMVGDGINDAPALAQADVSYAIGTGTDIAMESADSVIMDDLTKIPFSIKLSRKMKGIVKTNIIFALSVITLLILANVFQVVTLPLGVVGHEGSTILVILNGMRLLGFQ
- a CDS encoding HU family DNA-binding protein; the encoded protein is MANKQDLIAKVAEATELTKKDSAAAVDAVFSAIEAFLSEGEKVQLIGFGNFEVRERAARKGRNPQTGAEIEIAASKVPAFKAGKALKDAVK
- a CDS encoding YpmS family protein, which codes for MKRNEKNKIAYNQKSKINWWRWAFLLLLAFNFAFILVIGSRLIQVREPNSEKLVSSISSSVKIGTISTNRRQINKTVASYLKDYQKNDMTYKIYTTSSSIVFEGKYQLLGYEVPLYIYFQPIALENGSLQLQITSISAGTLPLPEGEVLQYIKSSYKLPDFVSVNKNNSSIIINLQQIKNDADIYLIAKKVDLLNNQITFDIYKKKG